From Leishmania mexicana MHOM/GT/2001/U1103 complete genome, chromosome 9, a single genomic window includes:
- a CDS encoding RNA-binding protein 5-like protein, translated as MTLNFDILAGNNADWGFDCLPTAPERSPTPALFTPFGVTAGTESDLMMGSPLQALAPRVMSGSLQTMAQSVQLSDYGENVSPMKNDSLNMSVQASDPAARAYDSNLYVASLPEWFTDADLHELFKRFGPIVSAKVMCHKGTHHCKGYGFVLFQRTDDAAVARSEMIGHVVGGNKIQVRRARSAASAPLTEAASTVSGTFTESPGTTRTSSSNVTPINYAAHMVPAQQPSFNPLYPATTPLTPTYVLTSPGAPVQNATHTQPAMLVAIPNGRTMAQGAGDVMYMVLASSAQQMQSTSAIY; from the coding sequence ATGACGCTGAACTTCGACATTCTTGCCGGCAACAACGCTGACTGGGGCTTCGACTGCCTTCCTACTGCGCCTGAGCGTAGTCCTACTCCGGCCCTCTTCACGCCCTTCGGCGTCACGGCCGGCACCGAGTCGGACTTGATGATGGGGAGCCCTTTGCAGGCTCTCGCACCGCGCGTCATGTCCGGGTCGCTGCAGACAATGGCCCAAAGCGTGCAGTTAAGCGACTACGGTGAGAATGTGTCGCCGATGAAGAACGACTCGCTCAACATGTCCGTGCAGGCAAGCGACCCTGCTGCGCGTGCCTATGACAGCAACTTGTACGTTGCGTCTCTCCCCGAGTGGTTTACGGACGCCGACCTGCACGAGCTGTTCAAGCGCTTTGGCCCCATCGTTTCTGCCAAGGTCATGTGCCACAAGGGAACGCACCACTGCAAGGGCTACGGCTTTGTGCTGTTCCagcgcaccgacgacgcggcagtggcgcggtCGGAGATGATTGGTCACGTAGTGGGCGGCAACAAGATCCAGGTTCGTCGTGCGCGCTCTGCCGCCAGTGCCCCTCTCACAGAGGCCGCTTCGACCGTGAGCGGCACCTTTACTGAGTCCCCCGGCACGACgcgcacgtcgtcgtcgaacGTGACGCCTATCAACTACGCCGCGCACATGGTGCCGGCCCAGCAGCCGTCGTTTAACCCCCTGTaccccgccaccacacccttGACCCCGACCTACGTTCTGACAAGCCCCGGTGCTCCAGTGCAGAAtgcaacacacacgcagccgGCCATGTTGGTGGCCATCCCGAACGGTCGCACGATGGCGCAGGGTGCGGGTGATGTGATGTACATGGTGTTGgcgtcgtctgcgcagcAGATGCAGTCAACCAGCGCGATCTACTAA
- a CDS encoding calmodulin-like protein containing EF hand domain has translation MFIVQVAADIFGNKLNFELGFPSRPSLQEITRVSENAFSTEIANTRPDSVPQHTFHISKIKVYDEDKSKWVDLLGEGQLTDYCQLYAFQPENPWHKETQKPIPPATKPPTATTALSRSAAVSNTPSGSRAVASTSNALAPYTGGRSEPTTLRRSYAAGASSTALVPRGNAEASPEEKLRVVFSEFDNKGTRMFDVEDFKQGFHNMGLDFSSATVEDLFERADLNHDHRISYTEFERFARLYPIMTDCLYFRSKAFWEEDQMRKEIQSEVEAAHKSEATLDQAQRSLENAETDVADAQSAVKVADDDLRDRTDRMRDLAKDMEEARKGKERMMREKKEREQDLGAIREREKEARKDLQDLARDSDKLDRRAAALVSDADAADDKVRQLQKALEEAKRTADRAHQAAEQAALEADQAKERERDAAMEADAIAREIPKAEDAVRLADRNVASADQVLRELDSAGKDIGRQADEAASRRDAGEKAVAEARDKVLQKVRELDAARSAVAEKDRAIKQKEAELDEHRRQRELITQHERTLIEQELRLREQRDSLEQRETKLMSEASSYLGNMRINLATRSYSRDPGGY, from the coding sequence ATGTTCATTGTCCAGGTCGCGGCCGACATCTTCGGCAATAAACTCAACTTCGAGCTCGGCTTCCCCAGTCGTCCCAGTCTGCAGGAGATCACTCGCGTCTCTGAGAACGCCTTCTCGACGGAGATAGCCAACACACGGCCAGACAGCGTGCCCCAGCACACGTTCCACATCTCGAAGATCAAAGTTTACGACGAGGACAAGAGCAAGTGGGTGGACCTTCTGGGCGAGGGTCAGCTGACGGACTACTGCCAGCTCTACGCCTTCCAGCCAGAGAATCCATGGCACAAGGAAACGCAGAAGCCGATTCCTCCGGCGACAAAGCCGCCAACGGCTACGACCGCACTGAGTCGCAGTGCCGCCGTCAGCAACACGCCGtccggcagccgcgccgtcgcgtcCACCTCCAACGCCTTGGCGCCCTACaccggcggccgcagcgagcCGACGACGTTGCGGAGGTCTTATGCAGCCGGGGCCAGCAGCACTGCCCTTGTCCCTCGCGGCAATGCGGAAGCATCTCCGGAAGAAAAGCTGCGCGTCGTCTTCTCCGAATTCGACAACAAGGGCACTCGAATGTTTGACGTGGAAGACTTCAAGCAGGGTTTCCACAACATGGGGCTGGACTTCTCCAGCGCAACCGTGGAGGACCTCTTCGAGCGCGCCGATCTCAACCACGATCACCGCATCTCCTACACGGAGTTCGAGCGTTTTGCGCGGCTGTACCCGATCATGACAGATTGCCTGTACTTCCGCTCCAAGGCCTTCTGGGAGGAGGACCAGATGCGCAAAGAGATCCAgtcggaggtggaggcggcgcacaagTCGGAGGCCACGCTGGAccaggcgcagcgcagcctgGAGAACGCTGAGACAGACGTTGCGGACGCGCAGAGCGCCGTGAAagtcgccgacgacgacttGCGGGACCGCACAGATCGCATGCGCGACCTTGCTAAAgacatggaggaggcgcgcaaGGGCAAGGAGCGGATGATGCGCGAGAAGAAGGAGCGGGAGCAGGATCTCGGCGCCATCagggagcgggagaaggaAGCGCGCAAAGATTTGCAGGACCTAGCTCGCGACTCCGACAAGCTGGAccggcgcgctgccgcgctcgtGAGTgacgccgacgcggcggatGACAAGGTTCGCCAGCTTCAGAAGGCGCTCGAGGAAGCGAAGCGCACCGCTGACCGTGCACACCAGGCGGCCGAGCAGGCGGCGTTGGAGGCTGACCAGGCGAAGGAGCGCGAAAGGGACGCCGCCATGGAGGCGGATGCGATTGCACGCGAAATCCCGAAGGCCGAGGACGCTGTGCGTCTGGCGGACCGCAACGTGGCATCGGCGGACCAGGTGCTGCGCGAACTGGACAGTGCCGGCAAGGACATTGGGCGTCAGGCAGACGAGGCGGCCAGCAGGCGCGACGCTGGTGAGAAGGCTGTGGCCGAGGCACGGGACAAGGTGCTGCAGAAGGTGCGCGAGTTGGATgcagcgcgcagcgccgttgCCGAAAAAGACAGAGCCATCAAACAAAAGGAGGCAGAGCTCGACGAGCACAGACGACAACGAGAGCTTATCACACAGCACGAGCGGACCCTGATCGAACAAGAGTTGCGCCTCCGTGAACAGCGCGACAGTCTGGAGCAACGGGAGACGAAACTGATGTCGGAAGCCAGCAGCTACCTTGGGAACATGCGCATCAACCTCGCGACGCGCTCCTACTCGCGCGACCCTGGCGGCTACTGA
- a CDS encoding putative kinesin, which translates to MTERIMVAVRVRPFLPHENEASCLEVSANKVVVGTGRPFVFDRVFGETTSSDDIYVALGQPLADSFLNGFHASMIAYGQTGSGKTFTMAALLHDTVQEVFCRLTEDSEATQSNGRSSSAFSSLRATLRTNTTFTMSLSVLEVYNESIGDLLAALTSQPPRRHTAMMLNGTVLQAVDAPRPPSAQGCGPCQKGELFRRRAYVPTSAFPRNSLAVREDPHGGVYVAGLTEAQVRTEEEMLALIDSAIGHRKTASTLNNSKSSRSHCIITLTLQRRGLCSRCCFVDLAGSERLNSRVVTAPSGGPGRPASLLGASLSSSHTLPERMREGININSGLLALGNVIVALCEKKPYVPYRSSKLTRLLQPMLSGNARTAIIACISQLASSMEETLNTLKYADRAKRIHIHPHLAVAEVTTSVDARQTIVLLQEQLEEAQRRFVIAAAAGSSTRKPTRLPSVSLMQEVNRLRELLRQERQLTKRLENDVLNAERTVMVEVAKRKALEARVAQLEAASAADLRAEGAECTEARTDSDTGKSTSFLLSPCSCLRINVARLQQLEEEQDALAAMRAQKVRDTARLEAALVGNGDCGADNLAATLTADTDDNSIVVTLREDIIAEKRQIAQPQMENGDVSAQLVQRKKLQCTLSNQAHPRGELRKAEVKLEKPEVALKRRKQEKEKLSAISGDRLRRARASSEGYRGRVKESTQHVRARQVDLESTRQLQEKLVELQEEVFRQRLCARTTRKASLKLNGAHKQEAEQLQQQLQLITTQTTSLSQRTKRKDPAAVRERRQLAEQQAHVQRSQKEVSSLVRLCHLPHEKMPSSSPKVSPPSPALSKTSPHIVKAHKNSHTSPSRPEFYAQGLHSSIDGALQSSRDGDATQTTIKCELQDLKRIQKELAELLMHRRTLLTAQTIDASRWHRAKEGFELGLSQIHAALKSTEPGRRKHRALLKEKSNMEEQLRQLQAFYHMVADPGQQLAELDSRMEGLNRAHKLHTQHLSQLQRAVPKPRGNGGVVAAREKHQPSMRHMRAAPARYSAASTSTLHTPVASSRGTNGSMQAYVTESKQQVTHRAEESRSPRAQRRRA; encoded by the coding sequence ATGACAGAGCGCATTATGGTTGCCGTGCGAGTTCGTCCATTTCTGCCGCACGAGAATGAGGCCAGCTGCCTGGAGGTGTCGGCGAACAAAGTCGTCGTTGGCACCGGACGTCCCTTCGTCTTCGACCGTGTCTTCGGCGAAACGACCTCGTCTGACGACATCTACGTTGCACTAGGACAGCCGCTAGCAGATTCCTTCCTGAACGGCTTTCACGCGTCCATGATTGCGTATGGACAGACCGGCTCTGGCAAGACGTTCACCATGGCCGCGCTGCTACACGACACCGTGCAGGAAGTCTTTTGCCGCCTCACAGAGGATTCGGAGGCGACGCAGAGCAACGggcgctccagctccgccttcaGCAGTTTGAGGGCTACGTTACGCACGAACACGACCTTCACCATGTCACTCAGCGTCCTGGAAGTGTACAACGAGTCAATCGGCGACCTGCTTGCCGCACTGACGTCGCAGCCCCCGAGGCGACACACGGCGATGATGTTGAATGGCACCGTCTTGCAAGCCGTAGATGCGCCCAGaccgccgtctgcgcagGGCTGCGGCCCATGCCAAAAGGGGGAGCTGTTTCGGCGACGCGCCTACGTGCCGACCAGCGCGTTCCCCAGAAACTCTCTCGCCGTACGCGAGGATCCCCATGGAGGCGTGTATGTGGCGGGTCTCACAGAGGCACAGGTGCGCACTGAAGAAGAGATGCTCGCGCTGATCGACAGCGCCATTGGGCATCGGAAGACGGCCTCGACACTGAATAACTCAAAAAGCTCGCGCTCGCACTGCATCATCACGCTCACGTTGCAGCGACGCGGTTTgtgctcgcgctgctgcttcgttGATTTAGCCGGGAGTGAGCGCCTGAATTCTCGCGTAGTGACCGCTCCGTCCGGCGGACCTGGTAGGCCAGCAAGTCTCCTTGGGGCCAGTCTGTCGTCAAGCCACACCCTTCCCGAGCGCATGCGAGAAGGCATCAACATCAATAGTGGGCTGCTGGCTCTGGGCAACGTCATTGTGGCGCTGTGCGAGAAAAAGCCTTACGTGCCGTACCGCTCCTCCAAGCTGacgcgcctgctgcagccgatgCTCAGCGGCAACGCCCGCACGGCGATTATCGCCTGCATCTCTCAGCTTGCATCGTCGATGGAGGAGACGCTGAACACCCTCAAGTACGCTGACCGCGCGAAGCGCATCCATATCCACCCGCACTTGGCCGTCGCAGAAGTGACGACGTCGGTGGATGCCCGGCAAACGATTGTACTGCTGCAGGAACAgttggaggaggcgcagcgccgcttcgttatcgccgccgccgctggctcAAGCACGCGGAAACCCACCAGATTGCCTTCGGTATCCCTCATGCAGGAGGTGAATCGCTTACGCGAGCTCCTGCGGCAGGAGCGCCAGTTGACGAAGCGACTCGAGAACGACGTGCTCAATGCTGAGCGCACCGTCATGGTCGAAGTGGCGAAGCGCAAGGCTCTGGAGGCGCGAGTCGCGCAGCTCGAGGCAGCGAGTGCTGCTGACCTGAGAGCGGAAGGAGCAGAGTGCACCGAGGCCAGAACTGACAGTGACACAGGGAAATCGACCAGCTTTTTGCTCAGTCCCTGCAGTTGCCTCAGGATAAACGTGGCACGTctccagcagctggaggaagAACAGGATGCGCTAGCGGCGATGCGGGCTCAGAAGGTGCGGGACACGGCTCGGCTCGAAGCAGCCCTTGTAGGGAATGGAGACTGCGGTGCTGACAACCTTGCTGCCACCTTGACCGCTGACACGGACGACAACTCCATCGTGGTGACGCTCAGAGAGGACATTATTGCCGAGAAACGTCAAAttgcgcagccgcagatgGAAAACGGCGACGTCTCTGCCCAACTTGTGCAGCGCAAGAAGTTGCAGTGCACCCTCAGTAACCAGGCGCACCCGCGTGGAGAGCTACGCAAGGCGGAGGTCAAGCTGGAGAAGCCCGAGGTGGCGCTTAAGCGGAGAAAGCAGGAGAAAGAGAAGCTGAGCGCCATCTCCGGGgatcgcctccgccgcgctAGGGCGAGCTCTGAGGGCTACCGCGGCCGCGTCAAGGAGTCGACGCAGCACGTGCGGGCGCGCCAGGTGGATCTCGAAAGCACACGCCAGCTGCAAGAGAAGTtggtggagctgcaggaggaggtgttccggcagcggctgtgtgcgcgcacgacTCGGAAGGCGTCTTTGAAGCTCAATGGTGCCCATAAGCAGGAGGCtgagcagcttcagcagcagctgcagctgatCACCACACAGACGACGTCCCTCAGTCAACGCACGAAACGCAAAGATCCTGCCGCTGTGAGGGAGCGCAGacagctggcggagcagcaggcgcacgtgcagagGTCTCAGAAAGAAGTGTCCTCGCTCGTGCGTCTTTGCCACCTACCACACGAGAAGATgccgtcttcctcccccaAAGTCAGTCCCCCATCGCCTGCGCTCAGCAAAACCTCGCCGCACATCGTCAAGGCTCACAAGAACTCCCACACGTCACCGTCTCGGCCGGAATTTTATGCGCAGGGACTTCACAGTAGCATTGATGGTGCCCTGCAGAGCTCACGCGACGGTGACGCGACGCAAACGACCATCAAGTGCGAGCTGCAAGACTTAAAGCGAATACAGAAGGAGTTGGCCGAGCTACTgatgcaccgccgcaccTTGCTGACCGCGCAAACCATTGATGCATCCAGGTGGCACCGCGCTAAGGAGGGCTTTGAGCTGGGACTCTCACAGATTCACGCTGCGCTGAAGTCCACCGAGCCTGGCCGGCGCAAGCACAGAGCTCTTctcaaagaaaaaagcaaCATGGAGGAGCAGCTTCGGCAGCTGCAAGCGTTCTACCACATGGTCGCCGATCCCGGTCAGCAACTGGCTGAGCTCGACAGCCGTATGGAGGGCCTGAACAGGGCGCACAAGCTCCACACGCAGCACTTGAGCCAACTGCAGCGCGCTGTGCCGAAGCCGCGCGGGAACggtggggtggtggcggcgagggagaagcATCAGCCATCTATGCGCCACATGCGCGCGGCGCCTGCAAGGTACTCCGCTGCTAGCACGTCAACCCTCCACACACCGGTGGCATCGTCGCGAGGAACAAACGGAAGCATGCAGGCCTATGTGACGGAGTCGAAGCAGCAGGTCACGCACCGCGCTGAGGAGTCCCGCTCGCCGCGTGCACAACGGCGACGTGCGTAG
- the ATG8C.1 gene encoding putative ATG8/AUT7/APG8/PAZ2: MPAYVLSTPPEARVAKCASLRAVNAVPVVVEEAQARGGKAHFSALARETTVAQLVAAVRGFRGVDAKKPVTLTVAGCSVSPSATLGELHDACKQADDGMLYVAYTAERSMGAALCTPCGSCAWN; this comes from the coding sequence atgCCCGCCTACGTGttgtcgacgccgccggagGCCCGCGTTGCGAAGTGCGCGAGTCTGCGCGCCGTGAACGCTGTGCCCGTCGTCGTGGAGgaggcacaggcgcgcggcggcaaggCGCACTTCAGCGCACTGGCGCGCGAGACGACGGTTGCGCAGcttgtggccgccgtgcgcggCTTCCGCGGCGTGGACGCGAAGAAGCCGGTGACACTGACGGTTGCCGGCTGCAGcgtgtcgccgtcggcgacgctcgGCGAGCTGCACGACGCGTGCAAGCAGGCGGACGACGGCATGCTGTACGTCGCCTACACCGCGGAGCGCTCCATGGGCGCCGCGTTgtgcacgccgtgcggctCGTGCGCCTGGAACTAG